A single region of the Maylandia zebra isolate NMK-2024a linkage group LG17, Mzebra_GT3a, whole genome shotgun sequence genome encodes:
- the fnbp1l gene encoding formin-binding protein 1-like isoform X2, producing the protein MSWGTELWDQFENLDKHTQWGIDFLERYAKFVKERLEIEQNYAKQLRNLVKKYCPKRSKDEEPRFTSCLSFYSILNELNDYAGQREVVAEEMAHRVYGELMRYSQDLKAERKHHLQEGRKAQQHLDHCWKQMDNSKKKFERECKEAEKSQITYERLDNDINATKSEVEKAKAQFYMRTHAADESKNEYAAQLQSFNAEQWKHFHSAIPQIFKNLQNMDERRTVKLGETYRSFAEAERRVIPIISKCLEGMVSAAKAVDERRDSAIVVESFKSGFEPPADFPFEDFSQNLSRTGSDGTISNTPKGDRERDGAPGPRSDPKHPMSRTKNKLWLFGKKPKWSVKMAPSLEDFSHLPPEQRRKRLQQRIDELNRELQKEMDQRDALNKMKDVYEKNPQMGDPNSLQPKISETICNMEKLRSEIHKNETWLSEVEGKQSSRGDRRHSADNHHHGPQGRESPEGSYTDDTSQEHQTPHHRPGPAQPRHPNPDPHEFDDEFDDDDPLPVIGHCKALYSFDGQNEGTLVMAEDEVLYIIEEDKGDGWTRARKQSGEEGYVPTSYVEITLEKNSKGS; encoded by the exons gACCAGTTCGAGAATCTGGACAAACACACTCAATGGGGGATTGACTTTCTTGAGCGCTATGCAAAGTTTGTCAAGGAGAGACTGGAGATAGAGCAAAACTATGCCAAGCAGCTacg GAACTTGGTGAAGAAATATTGTCCAAAGCGCTCCAAAGATGAGGAGCCGAG GTTCACGTCATGTCTGTCTTTCTACTCCATACTCAATGAGCTTAATGACTATGCCGGTCAGAGGGAGGTGGTGGCGGAGGAGATGGCTCACAGGGTTTATGGCGAGCTGATGAGGTACAGCCAGGACCTGAAAGCTGAGAGGAAGCAT CATCTACAGGAGGGCAGAAAGGCCCAGCAGCATTTGGATCACTGCTGGAAACAGATGGACAAT AGTAAAAAGAAATTTGAAAGAGAGTGCAAAGAAGCAGAGAAGTCCCAGATCACCTATGAGCGGCTAGATAATGACATCAACGCCACCAAATCAGAGGTGGAGAAG GCCAAAGCCCAGTTCTACATGCGCACTCACGCGGCTGATGAGAGCAAGAACGAGTACGCCGCTCAGCTCCAGAGCTTCAATGCAGAGCAGTGGAAACATTTCCACAGTGCCATACCACAGATCTTTAAG AATCTGCAGAACATGGATGAACGTCGGACGGTAAAGCTTGGAGAGACATATCGAAGCTTTGCTGAGGCAGAGCGGAGAGTTATTCCCATCATCTCCAAATGTCTAGAGGGAATGGTTTCAGCTGCCAAGGCTGTAGACGAGCGAAGG GATTCAGCAATAGTTGTGGAGTCATTCAAATCTGGCTTTGAACCTCCTGCTGACTTCCCCTTCGAGGACTTCAGTCAGAATTTGAGCAGAACGGGCTCAGATGGTACCATCAGCAACACGCCCAAAGGAGACAGAGAGCGAGACGGGGCACCGGGGCCACGATCTGATCCGAAACACCCCATGAGCAGAACCAAGAACAAGCTCTGGCTGTTTGGGAAGAAACCAAAG TGGTCAGTGAAGATG GCACCGTCTCTGGAGGATTTCAGCCACTTACCTCCTGAGCAGAGGAGGAAGCGACTGCAGCAGAGGATTGATGAACTCAACAGAGAGCTCCAGAAAGAGATGGATCAGAG aGATGCTCTGAACAAGATGAAGGACGTGTATGAGAAGAATCCTCAGATGGGAGACCCCAACAGCCTGCAGCCCAAAATATCAGAGACCATTTGTAACATGGAGAAACTGCGCTCCGAAATCCACAAAAATGAG ACGTGGTTGTCTGAGGTGGAGGGAAAGCAAAGCTCCAGAGGAGACAGAAGGCACAGCGCTGATAACCATCACCATGGTCCTCAAGGCAGAGAGAG ccctGAGGGCAGTTACACAGACGACACCAGCCAGGAGCATCAAACGCCTCATCACCGGCCCGGTCCAGCGCAGCCTCGACATCCCAACCCCGACCCACACGAGTTCGACGACGAGTTCGACGACGACGACCCTCTGCCTGTCATCGGACACTGCAAAGCGCTCTACTCGTTTGACG GTCAGAACGAGGGCACGCTAGTGATGGCAGAAGACGAG GTGTTGTACATCATCGAGGAGGACAAAGGCGACGGGTGGACGCGGGCGAGGAAGCAGAGCGGGGAGGAGGGCTACGTTCCCACTTCCTACGTAGAAATCACGCTggagaaaaacagcaaag GTTCCTGA
- the fnbp1l gene encoding formin-binding protein 1-like isoform X3, which yields MSWGTELWDQFENLDKHTQWGIDFLERYAKFVKERLEIEQNYAKQLRNLVKKYCPKRSKDEEPRFTSCLSFYSILNELNDYAGQREVVAEEMAHRVYGELMRYSQDLKAERKHHLQEGRKAQQHLDHCWKQMDNSKKKFERECKEAEKSQITYERLDNDINATKSEVEKAKAQFYMRTHAADESKNEYAAQLQSFNAEQWKHFHSAIPQIFKNLQNMDERRTVKLGETYRSFAEAERRVIPIISKCLEGMVSAAKAVDERRDSAIVVESFKSGFEPPADFPFEDFSQNLSRTGSDGTISNTPKGDRERDGAPGPRSDPKHPMSRTKNKLWLFGKKPKAPSLEDFSHLPPEQRRKRLQQRIDELNRELQKEMDQRDALNKMKDVYEKNPQMGDPNSLQPKISETICNMEKLRSEIHKNETWLSEVEGKQSSRGDRRHSADNHHHGPQGRESPEGSYTDDTSQEHQTPHHRPGPAQPRHPNPDPHEFDDEFDDDDPLPVIGHCKALYSFDGQNEGTLVMAEDEVLYIIEEDKGDGWTRARKQSGEEGYVPTSYVEITLEKNSKGAVTYI from the exons gACCAGTTCGAGAATCTGGACAAACACACTCAATGGGGGATTGACTTTCTTGAGCGCTATGCAAAGTTTGTCAAGGAGAGACTGGAGATAGAGCAAAACTATGCCAAGCAGCTacg GAACTTGGTGAAGAAATATTGTCCAAAGCGCTCCAAAGATGAGGAGCCGAG GTTCACGTCATGTCTGTCTTTCTACTCCATACTCAATGAGCTTAATGACTATGCCGGTCAGAGGGAGGTGGTGGCGGAGGAGATGGCTCACAGGGTTTATGGCGAGCTGATGAGGTACAGCCAGGACCTGAAAGCTGAGAGGAAGCAT CATCTACAGGAGGGCAGAAAGGCCCAGCAGCATTTGGATCACTGCTGGAAACAGATGGACAAT AGTAAAAAGAAATTTGAAAGAGAGTGCAAAGAAGCAGAGAAGTCCCAGATCACCTATGAGCGGCTAGATAATGACATCAACGCCACCAAATCAGAGGTGGAGAAG GCCAAAGCCCAGTTCTACATGCGCACTCACGCGGCTGATGAGAGCAAGAACGAGTACGCCGCTCAGCTCCAGAGCTTCAATGCAGAGCAGTGGAAACATTTCCACAGTGCCATACCACAGATCTTTAAG AATCTGCAGAACATGGATGAACGTCGGACGGTAAAGCTTGGAGAGACATATCGAAGCTTTGCTGAGGCAGAGCGGAGAGTTATTCCCATCATCTCCAAATGTCTAGAGGGAATGGTTTCAGCTGCCAAGGCTGTAGACGAGCGAAGG GATTCAGCAATAGTTGTGGAGTCATTCAAATCTGGCTTTGAACCTCCTGCTGACTTCCCCTTCGAGGACTTCAGTCAGAATTTGAGCAGAACGGGCTCAGATGGTACCATCAGCAACACGCCCAAAGGAGACAGAGAGCGAGACGGGGCACCGGGGCCACGATCTGATCCGAAACACCCCATGAGCAGAACCAAGAACAAGCTCTGGCTGTTTGGGAAGAAACCAAAG GCACCGTCTCTGGAGGATTTCAGCCACTTACCTCCTGAGCAGAGGAGGAAGCGACTGCAGCAGAGGATTGATGAACTCAACAGAGAGCTCCAGAAAGAGATGGATCAGAG aGATGCTCTGAACAAGATGAAGGACGTGTATGAGAAGAATCCTCAGATGGGAGACCCCAACAGCCTGCAGCCCAAAATATCAGAGACCATTTGTAACATGGAGAAACTGCGCTCCGAAATCCACAAAAATGAG ACGTGGTTGTCTGAGGTGGAGGGAAAGCAAAGCTCCAGAGGAGACAGAAGGCACAGCGCTGATAACCATCACCATGGTCCTCAAGGCAGAGAGAG ccctGAGGGCAGTTACACAGACGACACCAGCCAGGAGCATCAAACGCCTCATCACCGGCCCGGTCCAGCGCAGCCTCGACATCCCAACCCCGACCCACACGAGTTCGACGACGAGTTCGACGACGACGACCCTCTGCCTGTCATCGGACACTGCAAAGCGCTCTACTCGTTTGACG GTCAGAACGAGGGCACGCTAGTGATGGCAGAAGACGAG GTGTTGTACATCATCGAGGAGGACAAAGGCGACGGGTGGACGCGGGCGAGGAAGCAGAGCGGGGAGGAGGGCTACGTTCCCACTTCCTACGTAGAAATCACGCTggagaaaaacagcaaaggtGCCGTCACCTACATCTGA
- the fnbp1l gene encoding formin-binding protein 1-like isoform X1: MSWGTELWDQFENLDKHTQWGIDFLERYAKFVKERLEIEQNYAKQLRNLVKKYCPKRSKDEEPRFTSCLSFYSILNELNDYAGQREVVAEEMAHRVYGELMRYSQDLKAERKHHLQEGRKAQQHLDHCWKQMDNSKKKFERECKEAEKSQITYERLDNDINATKSEVEKAKAQFYMRTHAADESKNEYAAQLQSFNAEQWKHFHSAIPQIFKNLQNMDERRTVKLGETYRSFAEAERRVIPIISKCLEGMVSAAKAVDERRDSAIVVESFKSGFEPPADFPFEDFSQNLSRTGSDGTISNTPKGDRERDGAPGPRSDPKHPMSRTKNKLWLFGKKPKWSVKMAPSLEDFSHLPPEQRRKRLQQRIDELNRELQKEMDQRDALNKMKDVYEKNPQMGDPNSLQPKISETICNMEKLRSEIHKNETWLSEVEGKQSSRGDRRHSADNHHHGPQGRESPEGSYTDDTSQEHQTPHHRPGPAQPRHPNPDPHEFDDEFDDDDPLPVIGHCKALYSFDGQNEGTLVMAEDEVLYIIEEDKGDGWTRARKQSGEEGYVPTSYVEITLEKNSKGAVTYI, from the exons gACCAGTTCGAGAATCTGGACAAACACACTCAATGGGGGATTGACTTTCTTGAGCGCTATGCAAAGTTTGTCAAGGAGAGACTGGAGATAGAGCAAAACTATGCCAAGCAGCTacg GAACTTGGTGAAGAAATATTGTCCAAAGCGCTCCAAAGATGAGGAGCCGAG GTTCACGTCATGTCTGTCTTTCTACTCCATACTCAATGAGCTTAATGACTATGCCGGTCAGAGGGAGGTGGTGGCGGAGGAGATGGCTCACAGGGTTTATGGCGAGCTGATGAGGTACAGCCAGGACCTGAAAGCTGAGAGGAAGCAT CATCTACAGGAGGGCAGAAAGGCCCAGCAGCATTTGGATCACTGCTGGAAACAGATGGACAAT AGTAAAAAGAAATTTGAAAGAGAGTGCAAAGAAGCAGAGAAGTCCCAGATCACCTATGAGCGGCTAGATAATGACATCAACGCCACCAAATCAGAGGTGGAGAAG GCCAAAGCCCAGTTCTACATGCGCACTCACGCGGCTGATGAGAGCAAGAACGAGTACGCCGCTCAGCTCCAGAGCTTCAATGCAGAGCAGTGGAAACATTTCCACAGTGCCATACCACAGATCTTTAAG AATCTGCAGAACATGGATGAACGTCGGACGGTAAAGCTTGGAGAGACATATCGAAGCTTTGCTGAGGCAGAGCGGAGAGTTATTCCCATCATCTCCAAATGTCTAGAGGGAATGGTTTCAGCTGCCAAGGCTGTAGACGAGCGAAGG GATTCAGCAATAGTTGTGGAGTCATTCAAATCTGGCTTTGAACCTCCTGCTGACTTCCCCTTCGAGGACTTCAGTCAGAATTTGAGCAGAACGGGCTCAGATGGTACCATCAGCAACACGCCCAAAGGAGACAGAGAGCGAGACGGGGCACCGGGGCCACGATCTGATCCGAAACACCCCATGAGCAGAACCAAGAACAAGCTCTGGCTGTTTGGGAAGAAACCAAAG TGGTCAGTGAAGATG GCACCGTCTCTGGAGGATTTCAGCCACTTACCTCCTGAGCAGAGGAGGAAGCGACTGCAGCAGAGGATTGATGAACTCAACAGAGAGCTCCAGAAAGAGATGGATCAGAG aGATGCTCTGAACAAGATGAAGGACGTGTATGAGAAGAATCCTCAGATGGGAGACCCCAACAGCCTGCAGCCCAAAATATCAGAGACCATTTGTAACATGGAGAAACTGCGCTCCGAAATCCACAAAAATGAG ACGTGGTTGTCTGAGGTGGAGGGAAAGCAAAGCTCCAGAGGAGACAGAAGGCACAGCGCTGATAACCATCACCATGGTCCTCAAGGCAGAGAGAG ccctGAGGGCAGTTACACAGACGACACCAGCCAGGAGCATCAAACGCCTCATCACCGGCCCGGTCCAGCGCAGCCTCGACATCCCAACCCCGACCCACACGAGTTCGACGACGAGTTCGACGACGACGACCCTCTGCCTGTCATCGGACACTGCAAAGCGCTCTACTCGTTTGACG GTCAGAACGAGGGCACGCTAGTGATGGCAGAAGACGAG GTGTTGTACATCATCGAGGAGGACAAAGGCGACGGGTGGACGCGGGCGAGGAAGCAGAGCGGGGAGGAGGGCTACGTTCCCACTTCCTACGTAGAAATCACGCTggagaaaaacagcaaaggtGCCGTCACCTACATCTGA